The genomic region CCAGACCGCCGCCGGGCTGCGCGCCGAGCTCGACGGGCTCCTGGCGCAGGCGGGGCTCGGAGAGCCGCCGGAGGAGCTGGCGGCGTTCCTCGCCGATCCCGGGGCCTACAAGGCCGCCCTCCCGGCCCGGCTCGCCGCGGGGTACCGGACCGCCGGCGAGGCGGCGCTGGCGGCGGGCGACCGCGCCGGCGCGCTCTCCGCCTTCGACCAGGTGCTGGCGGTCGCGCCGGGCGACCCCGCCGTCCTCGCGCACCTCGCCCGACTGACCCGCGGCGCGCGGCTCCGGCGCGGTGCCACGCTCGCCACCGCCGGGCTGCTCCTGGTCTGCTCGGTGGCGGCGGCGGCGATCGGGGTGCGCTCCATCCGCGAGGAGCGCCGCCGGCGCGCCGACGCCGCCGTGAGCGCCCGGCGGCCCGCGGCCCTGCTGCCCGCGCCCCCCGCCGCGAGGTCGGCGCCCGCCCAGGCCGGCGGGGCCCCCGCCCCGGCCGCCCCGCCGCCGGAGCCGGAGTCGGCCACGGCGCGCCGCAGCGCGCCGCGCCCCGTCGAGCTCTCGCTCCAGGTCCGCCCCTACGCGCAGCGGGCGCTCCTCGACGGGGTGGAGGTGGCCCAGGGCGCGCAGCGGATCACGCTGCAGCTCTCGCCCGGGCAGCGCCACCGCGTCCAGGTGGACCACGCCTGCTGCTTCCCCTTCGTGAAGGACCTCGAGCCCGCGCCCGGCTCGCCGCGCATCGAGCTCCGGGTCCCCCTCGAGCCCCGCCCCGCCTCGCTGCGCGTCGAGGGGGATCCCGCGGCCCGGGTCTTCCTCGACGGGCGGCTGCTCGGCACCGCCGGCGAGAGCCAGCGGGCGCCCTTCGCCGTCCTCCCGCCCGCGGGCGAGAGCCCGTACGAGGGCGTGGCGCAGCTCCGCATCGAGCGCGACGGGCGAGAGCCCTGGCGCACCGCCCTCAAGATCCGCGCCGCCGGGGAGATCTCGGTCGCCGCGCCCGCCCTGGAGCCCACCCCGTGATCCCCCTCCTCCTCGCGCTCTCCCTCGCCGCCGGGCCGACGCCGCCGGACCTCAAGCGGGCGCGCGACCGCTACGAGTTCGGCGCCTACGCCGAGTGCGCCGGCGCCGTCCGCGAGCTGCTGGCCCGCCAGCCGGACCTCCCCGATCCCGAGGCCGCCGAGGCCTACAAGCTGCTCGGGCTCTCCGAGTACCAGCTCGGGGACAAGGAGCAGGCGCGGGCCGCGTTCGTGAGCCTGCTCTCGCACGATCCCGACTACGCCCTCGACCCGTTCTTCGTGCCGCCGTCCATCGTCGAGCTCTTCGACCAGGTGAAGAAGGAGCGGGAGCCGGAGCTGGCGCCGCTCCGCGAGCGGAAGCGGCAGCTGCGCGAGCAGGAGCGGCTCGCCGAGGAGGCCCGCCGCAAGCTCCTCGCCGAGGAGCAGGCGCGCTCCGGCCCGCCCACCAAGGTGATCCGGGTGCAGGAGCGGATCTACCTGTTCAACTGGCTCCCGCTCGGCGCCGGCCAGTTCCAGAACGGCCAGGGCTCGAAGGGCACCGCCATCGCCGCCGGCGAGGTGGTGATGGGGCTCGTCAACATCGGCGCCATCCTCTTCCACAACCAGATCGCGGAGGACCGGAGCCGCCGCTGCTCGGCGAGCCAGCCGACCGGCTGCAGCCACCCGCCCTTCTCCGACGCCGACCGGCGCCTGCTCGACCGCACCGACGCGGTCAAGTACGCGAGCGCGGCGCTCTTCTGGGCCATCTACGCCTACGGCGTGGTGGACGCCCACCTGAACTACGTGCCCCGCGTCGAGACCGAGATCACCCCCCAGGGCGGCGGCGCGCTCAAGATGACCTGGGCCTACTGAGGACCCCCGTGGCCACACTCCTCGTCAAGACCGCCTCCGGCGAGCGCCTCGTCCGGCTCGGGCGGCGGCTCACCAGCGTCGGGCGCGATCCCGGGAACGACGTGGTCGTCGCCGACCCGGCGCTCCCCGCCACGGCGCTCCACATCCACTTCGACGGGCGCGACTACAACGCCGCCTGCCACGAGGGGGCCGAGATGACGGTCAACGGCCGCCGCCGGACCACCGCCCGCCTCGGCGACGGCGACCGGATCCGGATCGGCGGCACCGACCTGCAGCTCTCGCTCGTCGAGCCGCCGGCCGCGCGCGCCGTCCCGCCCGATCCGAGCGTGGAGGCGATGCGCTCGCTGGTGCGGCTCTCCGAGCGGCTCCTCGGCAACTCCGACGCCGCCCGGCTCCCGGCGGCGCTCCTCGACGCGGTGATGGACGTGACCCGCGCCGAGAAGGGCTTCCTCATCCTCCTCGAGGACGGCGAGCTCCAGATCCGGGCGGCGCGCAACCTCGCCCAGGAGGACCTCGCCGACGCCGCGGCGCGCGTCTCCGACTCGATCATCCAGAAGGTGGTGCGGACCCGCCGGCCGGTGATCGTGGCCGACGCCCTGCACGATCGGGAGTGGTCCGGCTCCGACTCGGTGGTGAACCTCAAGCTCTGCTCGGTGATGTGCGCCCCGCTGCTCGAGCGCGGCGAGGTCTTCGGGGTGCTCTACCTCGGCAACGACAGCGTGGTGAACCTCTTCGAGGAGAAGGACCTCGAGGCGCTCACCGTCTTCGCCGCCCAGGCGTCGCTGCTCATGCAGAACGCGCTCCTGCTCGACGGGCTGCGGCGCGAGAACGTGGCCCTGCGCGAGGCGGCCCAGGAGCGGCGGGCCGGCGAGCTCCTGAGCGCCGGCGAGAGCATGCGCGAGGTGTTCCGCCGGATCGAGAAGGTGGCCGGCACCGACGTGAGCGTGCTCGTCTCGGGCGAGACCGGCACCGGCAAGGAGCTGGTGGCGCGC from Anaeromyxobacter paludicola harbors:
- a CDS encoding serine/threonine-protein kinase, producing MIRKVDRYELLEQVGSGGMAAVYRGRDTALRREVAVKLLHPHLAARSESRARFSREARAVARLSHPGIVEIFDYSGDGALESWLVTEFVHGRTLRAFSDEVGFGFPEVGLLVARALADALAHAHAAGVIHRDLKPENVLVCEAGPRRTVKLADFGIARLLAGDERMTMTGALVGSPNHMAPEIVEGREADARSDLFSLGTLLYWMATGALPFAAPNPTAVLRRVIEGDQQDPRELSPLVSAPLAALLGRTLARDPEARPQTAAGLRAELDGLLAQAGLGEPPEELAAFLADPGAYKAALPARLAAGYRTAGEAALAAGDRAGALSAFDQVLAVAPGDPAVLAHLARLTRGARLRRGATLATAGLLLVCSVAAAAIGVRSIREERRRRADAAVSARRPAALLPAPPAARSAPAQAGGAPAPAAPPPEPESATARRSAPRPVELSLQVRPYAQRALLDGVEVAQGAQRITLQLSPGQRHRVQVDHACCFPFVKDLEPAPGSPRIELRVPLEPRPASLRVEGDPAARVFLDGRLLGTAGESQRAPFAVLPPAGESPYEGVAQLRIERDGREPWRTALKIRAAGEISVAAPALEPTP
- a CDS encoding tetratricopeptide repeat protein produces the protein MIPLLLALSLAAGPTPPDLKRARDRYEFGAYAECAGAVRELLARQPDLPDPEAAEAYKLLGLSEYQLGDKEQARAAFVSLLSHDPDYALDPFFVPPSIVELFDQVKKEREPELAPLRERKRQLREQERLAEEARRKLLAEEQARSGPPTKVIRVQERIYLFNWLPLGAGQFQNGQGSKGTAIAAGEVVMGLVNIGAILFHNQIAEDRSRRCSASQPTGCSHPPFSDADRRLLDRTDAVKYASAALFWAIYAYGVVDAHLNYVPRVETEITPQGGGALKMTWAY
- a CDS encoding sigma 54-interacting transcriptional regulator, which gives rise to MATLLVKTASGERLVRLGRRLTSVGRDPGNDVVVADPALPATALHIHFDGRDYNAACHEGAEMTVNGRRRTTARLGDGDRIRIGGTDLQLSLVEPPAARAVPPDPSVEAMRSLVRLSERLLGNSDAARLPAALLDAVMDVTRAEKGFLILLEDGELQIRAARNLAQEDLADAAARVSDSIIQKVVRTRRPVIVADALHDREWSGSDSVVNLKLCSVMCAPLLERGEVFGVLYLGNDSVVNLFEEKDLEALTVFAAQASLLMQNALLLDGLRRENVALREAAQERRAGELLSAGESMREVFRRIEKVAGTDVSVLVSGETGTGKELVAREIHRRSPRAAGPFVAVNCGAIPEALLESELFGHVRGAFTGAVATRPGKFQAASGGTLFLDEVGDMPLLLQVKLLRALADRAVTRVGDTQPEPVDIRVVAASNRVLEDEIARGAFREDLYYRLNVVSIRLPPLRERGDDVIALARFFLQQYAREYGSRARGFAPGAVLAMRRYAWPGNVRELENRVKKAVVLAEKALIAAGDLDLAPDLLAPVLPLQEAKDAFQRRYINEVLARNGGNRTRTAKDLGVDPRTIFRHLEAERRGDGEDGGPGDKERP